The Culex quinquefasciatus strain JHB chromosome 2, VPISU_Cqui_1.0_pri_paternal, whole genome shotgun sequence genome contains the following window.
ttgccggtagttggaagcaattttatatcttaagcgctttgaaatcgttagtgcaagtgaaaagatattgatggcgactttcgttaagcagttaacctctcattttgcgtgtggatgtgtgtgccaccaaaatgacgagaaatggtctcgcgAAATAGAAATCATgatcaaaaatgcattcaatttggcctttttggccagtaaatggcataaatttgcgtgcttacttgaggcggttctgttgctggtaagtttatagcctaaatagttttttggagctttatcgagcatcaaactcttcatatgacgaagataggtgtttgattagaaaggttatatttcccctaaatttCTCGAAAAACGGATGAAAAAGTttggtgtcagtgcaaaacagaaaatTCTACAAGGTGTCGCGGGCCAAATTCGATAAGCAACGATGCCGAAATTGTTTGACCTGATCGAAGTGCTAGGAAAAtggtatccaggtttttaagcgaagatggcgtgcgaatggtgaacgcccgaaatgtcaaaatcgcgcagtggtaccaacattgcgaaaaaagtgtgccatggcatgaccgccacattttttttccaatgttggtgctactgcgcgattttgacatttcggacgttcaccattcgaacgccatctgcgcttaaaaacctggatagggaATACAATACGAAGTGgcattggaaaaagtggctgaaaaggcggaaataataaaaaaaaatgttaacatttttggaagaggtaagctaCAAAACAAATCTGCTTACACTTTCTGTTCTTTGGATTCAGTAAAATCATACTTTAAAAGtcttttaactcaatttggaaataggtccaaaatatgGTTATATAACCTAtataaaaattgcagatttttcaaagtaaatTCTGCACTTTTTGAAACAGGAGAAGAAAAAACATTAGAGTCattccacaaattcggaacacttttgtgataatttgtcaatagcatgccaaactcgatgccaaatgcagcttttctctcgaccttactatttttaggacctatatttggacattttctcgctatttcactagtaaaagtagtactttttgaacaaaaaccttcatttcaagactattttatccctagcagcaaaacactgcctccaaattgcctgttccatgattgtggaatgttattgtgcctcccacaattgtggaacacctgaatttaactgatattttcacaaaaaaaagttaccagaCCATGGATAAagcatcactaagcttgagtttcattggttccagtgtgtgaagtcattattgtgtaaaaaatatgtactcatggagagatccaaagtttgtttacatccgtaaaaaaaagtgttccgaatttgtggatttcaagggtcaaagtttttttttttcaaaaaaatgatataaaagttaaaatttgcagttgtttgaTACATCATtcgaaagatcacaagaaaagctttcaaatgaaggtacagtcatcccacatattcggaacacccacaaattcggaacacttttgtggtaatttgtcaatagaatgcaaaatgcatcttttctgtcgacccttctatttttaggaactatatttggacattctcttgctatttcactagtaaaagaagtacttttcaaacaaaaacctgcctttcaagactattttatacagagcagcaaaacactgcctccaaattgcctgttttatgattgtgggatgttattgtgtctcccacaattgtggaacacctgaatttaactgatattttcacaaaaaagttatcagaccattcataaaacattactaagcatgagttttattgttttcagagtgcaaagtcattattttgtaaaaaatatgtactcctggagagaaaaaaaagtttgtttacatcgtaagaaaaaagtgtttcgaatttgtggatttcaagggtcaatgtttttctttgaaaacatgatataaaatgtaaaaatgtacagccggtctatacatcaatcgaaagatcgcaagaaaagctttcacatgaaggtaaaagcaaatcattatgttcaattatcgattttatatgatttgttgaacattggccgatcggtaaactgttccgaatatgagggatgactgtaaaagcaaatcattaagttcaattatcgatttgctatgattttttgaacattggcctcgacattggccgatctgtaaactgttccgaatatgagggatgattgTAACTATAGAACTGTGTATGTATTTCAAATACAATTTGAGTGGATTATTCTATATTGTCTCAACCAAATTCAATTTATATCGAGAGAACCTCTCTGCGGTTAACTTAACCCAGTAAGCCATATTTTGTGGCAAATTGAGAAATATTGACTTTTTTGAACGCAATTGTGCATTCCACCGACAATTTGCAAGAAACTGCCACTGAGGAATGATACTTGCTATCATTAGCTTCAGTTTGGTGGGCAAGATTAATTcactatttcctttaaaataggAAAAAACCGAATAAACTTTCTCGTGGTAAATTGCTAGTTGCCCATTAgccctgggccttgtaaagtcaaggggcatgatttgatcctagtgcattagttaaaatttgggtatacattctttttcataagcactatggacaccacttcatgctacgagaactcgctttgacGCAgtcccagggcttaagcgttgaccgatacgctgtcttcgtgaactaggtagttctccgatagtgaaaatatcacaattgcacaagacaccgctgcttctgtgactttttcactatcacaatgtgggatttaggtgggAATTTAggatagataattgattttttgcttagcattaacatttaaaataaatctgtatgctttccaaatctatttgatgataaattttgtTGCAATTGTTAAGTTGGAGTAAagctgtcaataaactttgattgatattttgaaactcggcccagaggtgcagaatggtcccaggaaccatgtccaatcattggtttgggtgtaGGGTATTAACGGTCTATCTCGTGGTTGCTGAAATAATCATAACTCGACGGcaaaatttttgtccataatgtTCAAAAGTTGCGATATATTCAGTGTTATTTGAGGATgatgtgattttaaatttactgAACACATGCCATTCATTGtagtgaaaatttatttaaaatataaatgcatcaATCGTACAGTACAGTGTATCTTACCATGCAGGAGGGAATGTGTTtcaaaacttgtcaaaaatatcatttaaaaggCACTCATCATCTTCCCTTCAAAACGCCGTCAGCacttcatcatcgtcatcttcCTTCCTCGCCGGATATCATAAATTGTGCGTTTCCTCACCGTTCGACGCCGTCGAGTCCGTGACCATGACCTCGCGATTTTCGTACGCCCAGAACTTGTGGAACTCGATGAGAATCGACACGACGGTTTCGCCGTGGCCACTCACGATCAGATCTTTCAGCGTTATCCGGGAGGGGTCTGCCGGTTTGACCATGTCGAAGATTTCGTCCTTGACGTCGGCAAAGTTGACGGGTTCCGCACGATGGGCGGATATTTCGTCCTGGATGCCCTTGAAGAAATAGTTGAGGGTGAACGGAGTGAGATAGCCTTTGTGTTCGACGTCCAGGATGCGGAAGAGATAGTGCAGACTTTGTGGTTCGGAGCGGTTTTCTAGGGCGAGGACAAAGTCCAGGTAGGTTTTGTAGTCCATTTCGCCGTCGTACGTGAGGCACTCGGCGAAGACTCGGTCCAGGAAGATTGGGGTTAGAGTGCCGGAGCCGTACCCGATGAGTTCCTTTTTGCTGAGCATTCCGTTGTGGTCCTTATCCAGGTTGAGATAGTGACCGTAGACGCTGAGGGCGGACGGTGCAGAGAACCAGTTCATTTCCTGGGCGTCTTTTGGGATCTCTTCGTCTCGGAGTTCGAGCAGGTCGTCCAGGAAGGTGCAGGTGAGAATGTCCCGGATTCGAATCCTCCCAGTTCTTAGAGGGTCAAGGAAAAAGAAGAACTTTCTCACCGTCGTACAAACGTAAAAACTGTGGAAGGATTTTTCCAGCCCTTCCAGCTGAGGGAACGTCGGAATCAACTCCAAAATGTACGACTCCAAGTCCGACTCATTCAAATACCCCTGCCCAGTGTAGTCATACAGCGACAACCCGATTCGCGTTTGCTGCAGCCAAACCTTCCTCATTGCGTAATTAAACAACGACATGACGCTGATCTTCCCCGGGTAGCTGCTGGACACGACCAACCGCGCAAAGGTCGACGCCGTCAAGTACCGCTTGAACTTTTCCCCGGCAATCCCGGCCACCTTGCAGTAATTCTCGTAATTTATGTACTGCTCCTCACCCATCAACGGCGGCGAATGGTGACTCTCCAGCAGGCTCCACAGCAGCTTCAACTCGTTGTTGTCCAGCAGCTCCTTGGACCGCTTCTGCAGGAACAACGTCCGCGCTTCCTCCCGCAACTTTTGCGCCAATCCATCGCTGTTCTTCGGCAGCTCAAAGTGAAACTGCGGAATGAATCGGTACGTGTCGGAACTCTTACCGCGCTCGATGACCTGCTTGAGCCGGGCGTTCCCGGCCAATTCCTCCCGGTAGCGCTGGAACAGAATGTCCTCGATTTCGTCGTCCGTCTTGGTTGCGGCGTGCTGAGCGCGGATATCTACGAGGAACAGAAATCCGTAATGTTTCTTCGAATCGCTGCCATCCGTCAACTTACCGCTCTCATTAGATTTTTCCAGGTTGGCTAGCAGTTTCTCACGGAATCCGTTCATTTCGAGGCGCGAAAACCGTTGAGGCTCGCGTAAAAATCCACCgaatttcgatttgttttgagaactgttttgaaaacaaacgCGAATCCCGGTGAtcaaaacagaaacaaaaattaGCTTACACGTTGGGATGAGATGGGTTGCTTTTAAGTGTTAAGTTGCACGTTCGAAACATTTTAGTCTAATTTTTACTCAGACGTTGATTGGCCGTtacactgaaaaacaaaaaggtaacttttttattttcaaggagctattagactatcgcaaacaagcaaacaaactcgcactttttttgtgtttgacagtttgccaaacatgCAAACCTGTTTGCGGCAAACTtgcaaacaaagccaaatgtatgcaggctgacgtttctgcaaacaaatgcaagCAAAcagccaaactgtcaaaaagtttgtttgttcgcGAGTTTGTTTTTTGGTTGTCGTAGTCTAATACTTCCTTCAGCAAACTTAAAATCAGAAAACCTTGCAGAGAACCGTATTGTTGAATTCGAGATTGAATTGACATTATTTAGGTTCGTGGtatgattttcttaaaataattcgTTAGCATCAAACTTGCAAAGTCATTTCAAGCCTAATatgcggtcgtgtttgaataatGCTGGATAATCCGGAGTGTTacatgaaatttactaaaaccaagtacatcaTCCAGTAGAGCAGCATTTCTGTTTAATTcaagttttactaaaagttattctttttccaagcatttaaaaaataatatataaatcGCATGTTTATCGAGAAAATTgcttgttaaattttcaattgggtactaaaattaagctttaatttgtgatattattgtttaattttatgaatgtaatgaccctttgtacgactgcaaaggattttaaaatcaatttaaaaaataacttctcgGCCCTTCTTAACAAAAaaggttctacttgacagctcattccaagTGGACTACAGtttattcatcgaaaaaatgttgtcttgtcaatttatatttgtgtgtgtatgtgtgtgtgtgtgtgtgtgtgtgtgtgtgtgtgtgtgtgtgtgtgtgtgtgtgtgtgtgtgtgtgtgtgtgtgtgtgtgtgtgtgtgtgtgtgtgtgtgtgtgtgtgtgtgtgtgtgtggtccaatccaatacccgctggccggcagcgaaattatgggaaagtataatttgtatcagacttgggttatgcaagcttatctcagtcccgggtattaggtggtgacagccctcgcactgcttccaatgacccatttcagaatggcagagatcctaacggcccaattccgaggtcattgggcattgtctggccccacCTAAACATAGAACAAGAACCTGACGGATCCTCgaactatctttaaacttccaatcccatcaggcaaaacagggatcagcgcgtatataTATACACTATAGTGATAAATAAGTGGCATTTGGGTTAAAACACTGTCTTTTCGGTGCGGATTAAAAGACTAGTTTCACTTTTACCTTTGAACTTTATTCTTCAACTGCTGGATCGGGAAAGAGGAATACAATAGTGTAACATGGGTTTATATAGGGTCTCTACAGGAAGTGCTTAGGTACTAGAAATACAACACACTTGCAATATAATTAGAGATATTCAAGATACAACTACAATGATCTAGACCACCTAAACGAGGGATACTTAACACTTCCCcgcttaaattcaaaattacattttgtgAAATCTAAAAACTTCGTATCTCTCTGGTCTTCTTCTGACACGCTTACTCCTACGCAACTTCGCAGGTCGTTCAGGTGTCTTGAGAGGTGAACTCTTCTCTCTCCTTCGCTTGTATCTCTTCTTAGGTGTTACAATTACATTGGGTTCAACTTTTGGGTAAATATAATCATCCTTCTCTACAACTCTTCTCTTCAGTTGGTTCCTGCTAGCCAACTTGGTATTACCTGACACCTCAATGTAGTATGTGTTCTTGCTGTTAACACCCACGATCACGGCTTCCAACCAAGATCTCATCGTCTTGTACTCACAACGGTACCACACAAGATCTCCTACAGCGTAATCGTCGTTTTTCTTGACCCTTGGTTTTTCATTGACACTTTCCCGCTTATCAATGACCTTTTCTTTGACCCGCAGATCAAATCTAACCCTTTTCTTAACCTTTTCTTGCTTCGGCTTCAAATTGCTCTCCAAATCGGTTTTTGGCACAAAAGAAAAGATTTTGCTCGCAGGCGAACACCCTAGCGCCTGGCAGTAACTGTTCCGGTAACTAAACAGGAAAATCTCAACCAGTTCCGGAATCTTACAGCTACCGTACTTCGGATCAGCCATCAGTTTCTTCAAACCGCTCTTGGCTGTCTGGACCCCCCTTTCCGCAAGACCATTACTTTCGGGCGAATACGCCGGACTCTTCTTCAGCTCAATCCTCAACTGTCTCGCGTAGTCCACAAATGCTTGACTGTTAAACGGCGGTCCGTTATCGCTGACGATCAGATCGCTTTTCCCAAAAATACGGAACACAGAGTTCAAAGCGTTAATCAGCGAATCTGTATCGGTTCTACTCATCAATCTCACGTCGATCCACTTCGAGTAGGCGTCAACGACAATCAAAAACGTTTTTCCAACGAAGTGAAAGAAATCCAGATGGATTCTCTCGAACGGTCTACttgcctccggccacttcgagTAAACCTTTTTCGGCATTCTTCCGGTCTTACTGCAAACCTCACACCGCTGTACGAATTCTTCGATGTCCTTGTCCAACCCCGGCCAGTAAACGTACCGTCGAGCTTCTTGTTTCATCCGGATCACTCCAAGATGACAACCATGCATCAGCTCTAGAACACGTTTTTGGCAAGACCTCGGACAATAACTTTTTCCGAATAAAG
Protein-coding sequences here:
- the LOC6034253 gene encoding serine/threonine-protein phosphatase 2A regulatory subunit B'' subunit gamma; its protein translation is MNGFREKLLANLEKSNESDIRAQHAATKTDDEIEDILFQRYREELAGNARLKQVIERGKSSDTYRFIPQFHFELPKNSDGLAQKLREEARTLFLQKRSKELLDNNELKLLWSLLESHHSPPLMGEEQYINYENYCKVAGIAGEKFKRYLTASTFARLVVSSSYPGKISVMSLFNYAMRKVWLQQTRIGLSLYDYTGQGYLNESDLESYILELIPTFPQLEGLEKSFHSFYVCTTVRKFFFFLDPLRTGRIRIRDILTCTFLDDLLELRDEEIPKDAQEMNWFSAPSALSVYGHYLNLDKDHNGMLSKKELIGYGSGTLTPIFLDRVFAECLTYDGEMDYKTYLDFVLALENRSEPQSLHYLFRILDVEHKGYLTPFTLNYFFKGIQDEISAHRAEPVNFADVKDEIFDMVKPADPSRITLKDLIVSGHGETVVSILIEFHKFWAYENREVMVTDSTASNGEETHNL
- the LOC119766090 gene encoding uncharacterized protein K02A2.6-like, whose product is MPKKVYSKWPEASRPFERIHLDFFHFVGKTFLIVVDAYSKWIDVRLMSRTDTDSLINALNSVFRIFGKSDLIVSDNGPPFNSQAFVDYARQLRIELKKSPAYSPESNGLAERGVQTAKSGLKKLMADPKYGSCKIPELVEIFLFSYRNSYCQALGCSPASKIFSFVPKTDLESNLKPKQEKVKKRVRFDLRVKEKVIDKRESVNEKPRVKKNDDYAVGDLVWYRCEYKTMRSWLEAVIVGVNSKNTYYIEVSVEE